From Schizosaccharomyces pombe strain 972h- genome assembly, chromosome: II, the proteins below share one genomic window:
- a CDS encoding amino-acid permease: MDSVSNVSVNEQGKFNDKEEGFSNLKSLKHVSHSETDFEVSNDEDNQLLELGYKPVFKREFSTWATFSFAFSISGLFATVVTTYSYPLISGGAPSAVWCWLIAGAGCMCIALSVAELVSAYPTSGGLYFTCKDLVPARSMPVVAWVVGWLNLLGQAAGVSSTDWSCAQLLLAAVSISTDLKYIPTNQHIVGVMAAVIVFHGLVNSLSTRWLDRITRFYATFHLIVLVVCMICLLAKCPKFNTGKYVFTDVQASSGWHPIGFSFLFGFLSVAWCMTDYDATAHIAEEIENAAVRAPNAIALALSITYVLGWVFNIVLAFTMGTDLDSLINSELGQPVAQIFYNVLGKKGSMAFTILSFIIINFTGITAMQANARTIWAFSRDQALPFSRYWYKINKTTTTPVIAVWLNVVFCIALNLIGLGSIEAIEAIFSVCAIALDWSYVIPIACKLIFGKRLNYKPGPWNLGWASHFVNAYAVCWTAFVSVIFLMPTVRPVTPQNMNYAVVVLAGVLLFSLVYWWSGARKSYIGPRINVDMESEDPFKTE; the protein is encoded by the coding sequence ATGGATTCGGTTTCTAACGTAAGCGTTAATGAACAAGGAAAGTTCAATGACAAGGAAGAAGGTTTtagtaatttaaaatcCTTAAAACATGTTTCCCATTCTGAAACCGATTTCGAAGTCAGCAACGATGAAGACAACCAACTTCTTGAATTGGGCTACAAACCTGTCTTTAAAAGAGAATTTTCTACCTGGGccactttttcttttgctttttcaatttctggGCTTTTCGCTACTGTCGTCACAACATATTCATATCCCTTGATTTCAGGAGGTGCTCCATCAGCTGTTTGGTGTTGGTTAATTGCTGGTGCTGGTTGTATGTGTATCGCTCTATCCGTTGCCGAGCTAGTTTCTGCTTACCCAACATCCGGTGgtttatattttacttGCAAGGACCTAGTTCCTGCCAGATCAATGCCCGTTGTCGCCTGGGTCGTCGGTTGGTTGAACTTGTTGGGCCAAGCAGCTGGTGTCAGTAGTACAGATTGGTCTTGTGCTCAATTGCTGTTAGCTGCTGTATCCATATCTACAGATTTGAAATACATCCCTACCAATCAACATATTGTAGGGGTTATGGCTGCTGTAATTGTCTTCCATGGCCTCGTCAATTCCCTCTCTACTCGTTGGCTAGACAGGATTACTCGTTTTTATGCCACCTTTCACTTGATCGTCCTTGTCGTGTGTatgatttgtttattgGCCAAATGTCCAAAGTTCAACACTGGcaaatatgtttttacCGACGTGCAGGCAAGCAGTGGGTGGCATCCTATTggcttttctttcctttttggaTTCCTTAGTGTTGCTTGGTGTATGACTGATTACGATGCTACGGCACACATTgctgaagaaattgaaaacgcCGCTGTTCGCGCCCCCAACGCAATTGCTCTTGCTCTCTCTATAACTTATGTATTGGGTTGGGTTTTCAATATTGTTTTAGCCTTCACCATGGGTACTGATCTCGATAGTTTGATCAATTCTGAACTAGGTCAACCTGTTGCCCAGATTTTCTACAACGTGTTGGGCAAGAAAGGAAGTATGGCATTTACTatattatcttttattattattaattttactgGAATTACTGCTATGCAAGCCAACGCTCGAACTATATGGGCATTCTCTCGTGATCAAGCCTTACCATTCTCTCGTTACTGGTACAAGATTAACAAAACAACCACTACCCCTGTTATCGCTGTTTGGCTTAACGTTGTCTTTTGTATTGCATTAAATCTCATTGGTCTTGGAAGTATCGAAGCTATTGAAGCAATCTTCAGTGTTTGTGCAATTGCATTGGATTGGAGTTATGTGATTCCTATTGCGTGTAAGCTTATTTTTGGTAAACGATTAAACTATAAGCCTGGCCCATGGAATTTAGGATGGGCCTCACATTTTGTCAATGCCTACGCTGTTTGTTGGACCGCATTCGTATCTGTCATTTTCTTGATGCCTACAGTCCGCCCGGTCACTCCACAAAACATGAACTATGCCGTTGTCGTTCTTGCCGGCGTACTTTTGTTTAGTTTGGTATATTGGTGGTCCGGTGCTAGGAAGTCCTATATTGGTCCTCGTATTAACGTCGATATGGAATCTGAGGATCCATTCAAAACTGAGTAA
- a CDS encoding ubiquitin-protein ligase E3 — MHLCNNQLLDHLDCNAVYRGYVSQENKVKRRKRLFNAIRKLWNERRRYRMPKDESISPTPISYSFRSLRRGHTSGHASEHTSSSRSSHDESDSMSSSSESDSDSVSSESNPKSYSDSSTSSARSSSTSGSISLYDDYYPAYSSNAPNTAISNYVSSGLSYYGNSSIIMNAVEYNQFFPLTITTLIVKNNKNVVSNLPKNVSFYFHSDNTVLLNEYYKSLSKLKNNFRGIIYKTTPYGSCNDTESLQVDTKGSVWFRDVSNMGSSGLIAFAPFDYCAPMHVLQAVQDRAKAILFYNASTASNSLTNFDHFEDAVDMITFETLPMALISYENGIAFEKILNEYSASSLNSVQDGGALVEYFGNIDATARLGVIISKEPKLLGLYIFIGVLLGLIGVIGLFICLHFSGAMNGFYRLLNRHGIPVQERIVNIGPNKPENRVTKEMLDTLPVRMFSGPHLANPNDELVYEKDWKLDKSESFDGQGNVVTTAERGSKYFDQRECTICLCEYSEESPLYRELPCHHIFHPACIDPYLLKNSDLCPLCKQSVTNMLENASEDNV, encoded by the coding sequence ATGCATCTGTGTAATAACCAGTTGCTTGATCATCTGGATTGCAATGCAGTTTACAGAGGCTATGTTTCACAAGAGAATAAGGTAAAGAGGAGAAAGCGGCTGTTTAATGCAATTCGTAAACTATGGAATGAAAGAAGGCGATATCGAATGCCAAAGGACGAAAGTATCTCGCCAACTCCAATCTCTTATTCATTTAGATCATTAAGAAGAGGCCATACTAGTGGGCATGCTAGTGAACAcacttcttcttcaagaTCTAGTCATGATGAATCAGATTCTATGTCCAGTTCTAGTGAATCAGACTCGGATTCTGTTTCCAGTGAATCAAATCCCAAATCTTATTCAGATTCTAGTACTAGTTCTGCAAGGTCGTCCTCTACTTCTGGTTCAATCTCCTTGTATGATGATTATTACCCTGCTTATTCCAGCAATGCTCCAAATACTGCAATATCTAATTATGTTAGCTCTGGTCTTTCATATTACGGAAATTCATCTATTATTATGAATGCTGTCGAATACAATCAGTTCTTTCCGCTAACCATAACTACTCTTATTGTTAAAAACAACAAGAATGTTGTTTCAaatcttccaaaaaatgtcTCATTTTACTTCCACTCTGACAACACGGTCCTTTTGAATGAGTATTACAAAAGCTTGTCTAAACTGAAGAATAATTTTCGTGgaattatatataaaactACTCCTTATGGTAGCTGCAATGACACCGAGTCACTTCAAGTTGATACCAAGGGAAGCGTATGGTTTAGAGATGTTTCTAATATGGGAAGTTCTGGCTTAATCGCATTCGCGCCGTTTGACTATTGTGCTCCAATGCATGTATTGCAGGCTGTCCAGGATAGAGCAAAGGCAATACTATTTTATAATGCAAGCACTGCTAGTAATTCATTAACCAATTTTGACCACTTTGAAGATGCTGTAGATATGATTACCTTTGAAACATTACCAATGGCACTCATATCTTACGAAAACGGCATCgcttttgaaaagattcTCAACGAATACTCGgcttcttctttaaattcGGTGCAGGATGGTGGAGCATTAGTCGaatattttggaaacaTTGATGCTACGGCCCGTTTGGGCGTTATCATCAGCAAGGAACCAAAGCTACTTGGCCTCTATATATTCATTGGTGTGTTATTGGGTTTAATCGGTGTCATAGGCCTTTTTATTTGCCTTCACTTTTCTGGTGCAATGAATGGATTTTATAGACTCTTAAATCGTCATGGAATTCCTGTTCAAGAAAGAATTGTGAATATTGGACCAAACAAACCAGAAAATCGTGTTACTAAAGAAATGCTCGATACTTTGCCCGTTAGAATGTTTTCGGGGCCTCATCTTGCCAATCCTAATGATGAGTTGGTTTATGAAAAGGATTGGAAATTAGACAAATCAGAAAGTTTTGATGGACAGGGAAATGTGGTTACTACAGCCGAAAGAGGGAGTAAGTATTTCGATCAGAGGGAGTGTACTATTTGCTTGTGTGAGTATTCAGAAGAAAGTCCTCTTTATCGAGAACTGCCATGCCATCACATCTTTCATCCGGCTTGCATTGATccttatttattaaaaaattcggATCTTTGTCCCCTATGTAAACAGTCAGTTACAAACATGTTGGAAAATGCTTCCGAGGACAATGTTTAA
- the cqd2 gene encoding mitochondrial UbiB/ABC kinase -like family membrane protein implicted in mitochondrial ergosterol and phospholipid homeostasis Cqd2 translates to MFSRFSWPRITRCFRSYPKKKSSCISFTHHAREHTNFKKPAVVGASITLMASVALVDFDPVKHAGVSSKRAYRVVLAGFLCFSDYKKVLGSSYASEEERQLALSECHLRCAERSLKVFEENGGIYIKIGQHLSAMGYVIPKEWTNTMVKLQDRCPSTSLKDIDHLFRVDTGKGLDETFDEFDPIALGVASLAQVHKARLKDSDVWVAVKVQHPSVSLNSPLDLSMTRWVFKAIKTFFPDFKLMWLADEIERSLPQELDFTREAKNSIETKEHFAHLSTSLYVPEVMWSKPRILVMEYVAGARIDNLSFMDEHSISRDLVSVDICHIFNEMIFGKGGHLHCDPHGGNVLIRSKPKNSKSPRNYEIVLLDHGLYRDIPHELQVDYANMWLNIINFNEKNLKFYAKKVANVSDENFPIFATAITGRPYKSLKSLPIGGPNHEEEQKKFISALQKGGMLQSIIRLLSTMPRLTLLLMKTNDLVRSLDENLKTKSGPEKLYLIMARYCLRCVYDDKMDSLWNSRSFWVSKVFKGTYYRLSYLFSSLKYTLAENYFYYKHMYL, encoded by the exons ATGTTTTCTCGGTTTTCCTGGCCAAGAATTACTCGTTGCTTCCGATCatatccaaaaaagaaatcatcatgtatttcttttactCACCATGCTCGGGAGCATACTAATTTTAAGAAACCTGCTGTTGTTGGCGCTTCAATTACTTTAATGGCATCTGTTGCGCTAGTAGACTTTGATCCTGTAAAGCATGCAGGTGTATCATCTAAAAGAGCATATCGTGTTGTTTTGGCTGGatttctttgcttttctgATTACAAAAAAGTACTTGGTTCTTCGTATGCTTCAGAAGAGGAGCGTCAGCTAGCATTGAGTGAATGCCATTTGCGATGTGCAGAAAGATCTTTAAAGGTCTTTGAAGAGAATGGaggtatatatattaaaattggGCAGCATTTGTCTGCTATGGGTTATGTAATTCCAAAG GAATGGACCAATACAATGGTGAAATTACAAGATCGTTGTCCGTCAACTAGTCTGAAGGATATAGATCACCTTTTCAGAGTCGACACTGGTAAAGGTCTTGACGAGACGTTCGATGAATTTGATCCTATTGCACTTGGTGTAGCTAGTTTAGCACAAGTTCACAAAGCAAGACTTAAAGATTCAGATGTTTGGGTTGCCGTCAAAGTGCAACATCCCTCTGTCAGTTTAAATTCACCTTTAGATCTTTCCATGACAAGATGGGTGtttaaagcaattaaaacCTTTTTCCCAGATTTCAAATTGATGTGGTTAGCCGACGAAATAGAACGTTCTCTGCCTCAAGAATTAGACTTCACCCGTGAAGCAAAGAATAGTATCGAGACAAAAGAGCATTTTGCTCACTTATCTACTTCACTATATGTTCCTGAAGTCATGTGGTCGAAGCCTAGAATATTGGTCATGGAGTACGTTGCGGGTGCCCGAATCGATAATTTATCGTTTATGGATGAGCATAGTATTTCTAGAGATCTTGTCTCTGTTGACATTTGTCacatttttaatgaaatgatttttggaaaaggcGGTCATTTGCATTGTGATCCACATGGTGGGAACGTCTTAATTCGTTCAAAGCCTAAGAACTCAAAATCACCAAGGAATTATGAAATTGTTCTTCTTGATCATGGTTTATATCGTGATATTCCTCATGAACTTCAAGTGGATTATGCAAATATGTGGCTCAAcattattaatttcaacGAAAAGaacttaaaattttatgctAAAAAAGTAGCCAATGTTTCCGACGAGAATTTTCCTATCTTTGCGACTGCTATTACAGGGAGGCCTTATAAAAGCTTGAAAAGTTTACCAATTGGCGGCCCTAATCACGAAGAAGagcagaaaaaatttatatctGCTTTGCAAAAAGGTGGAATGCTTCAAAGTATAATTCGCCTTTTGAGCACTATGCCTCGATTAAC ATTACTCTTAATGAAAACGAACGATTTGGTAAGATCACttgatgaaaatttgaaaactaAAAGCGGTCCagaaaaattgtatttaaTTATGGCTCGTTACTGCTTAAGATGCGTGTACGATGACAAGATGGACTCACTATGGAATTCACGCTCATTTTGGGTTTCTAAAGTATTTAAGGGAACGTATTATAGGCTCAGCTATTTATTCAGCTCTTTAAAGTACACCCTTGCTGAAAACTACTTTTATTATAAACACATGTATCtatga
- the dhx29 gene encoding ATP-dependent RNA/DNA helicase (ATP-dependent RNA helicase, human DHX29 ortholog), whose amino-acid sequence MAKKKSKASNSARGYATTSIPSRSASSPANKNQVKGEKNNKTQKVEPKNAFKVENQSNDIGVDTVDAFDHLLLDKTLPTIDAETEVIKNTSLSNSKSFLHSWQTDIRLRKNDNVLGLTEDEIQQILKTFRDSWKSSLKESYAFSNRSSFSLRKRYLWTTFLSLKGMGFEESEIFGAFSSIPIVSIDEYITWMITENLINSEPSNSSFSYEVQPSNYTTFCRMLDEPLPANNPVQSNSRLVPLMKDFSNDIKHTPNKETQPSNQVDDSLKSKDSKPLTMSEVLTQLPEDDIPFDDPFDLTSQYVKVKLKMLRLQIANKKNSEEFSTLNLQLESITSQYLFSSKEAEIVFRKSRIEFMNKLKALQQKLENERIVEEIKKNGIQEDSQSTDDSSKDDDNNSESNDMSPHNDAETRADDDAYLMGDLFNQEEEDIQDTENDLLNANYTLLPLTTDKSGTRPSTTLQYELHKIGSNIKAEFKTMPIGKIGYQSTCFVRCSTGQKTFSDLKTVLPTATLAADYISMIVLFRLMANFTKISLQTFPKSFKEVYGKFSAEKQNTDLAEDAKISEKLDSIIKSKELETPTSATTSKLMAPMDNIGKFSGFERPPETLLNKWRQQLESESAEKFKVFRNQLPATMFRETIIDAVNNSQLLIISGDTGCGKSTQIPAFLLENSTKNGKAVKIYVTEPRRISAISLANRVSQELGGNPPSARSHELVGYSVRLDSKCTPLTPLTYVTTGTFLRLLEVGNEIESVTHLIIDEVHERSIDSDLLLIHVLHLLKQHPHLKIIIMSATLNAEKFQLYFEGSNLITIPGKTYPVHRFYLEDILSQFGNDKSFGNAAGQDVIEEDDYETDQQDASISNKSAEDAIVEMNLIPAWYNEKAINYGLIVYLLKYIFTEGDPKFSKCVLVFLPGISEILRVKSLIEDMPMFRNHRKFCIYMLHSTLSSAQQQSVFNIPPKGCRKIVLSTNIAETGVTIPDVTCVIDTGVHREMRYNSRRHLSRLTDTFVSKANAKQRSGRAGRVQEGICYHLFSKFKHDTQFLSYQTPEILRLNLQEVVLRVKMCQMGDVQDVLGKALDPPSSTNIIRALEKLHQVGALSENEKLTKLGKFLSQLPVDANLGKILVLGCFYKCVDAASSIVAMLTIGSPFRKSVDNEFSANKARLSFAKENTRSDLVLMYYAYCAWREICLSPLGPDEDSFAKEKYLNLEALSMTESLKIQLLSELKDMKLLGASDVDTCKSLKRSICRRFAVIPKEHDINSGNAEILCGVIAASLYPNILRYDYEKRQWSTLSTNKRVRILDVSVNNRSELPNMPSKFVAYTNMMSSTRASEYVNETTMVTLRQLLMMCGLKVENRVSVGQAKLDNFTVYFENVYVSASLSILRRFIETSLNEFFAEPDKRLLNSHLEVIVNIVSRLNYGTKFQKRLKD is encoded by the coding sequence ATggctaaaaaaaaatcaaaagcttCGAACTCTGCTCGTGGGTATGCCACTACATCCATTCCATCTCGAAGTGCCTCCTCTCCggcaaataaaaatcagGTTAAAggagagaaaaataataaaacccAAAAGGTTGAGCCCaaaaatgctttcaaaGTTGAGAATCAATCAAATGATATAGGGGTTGACACCGTTGATGCATTTGACCATCTCCTACTAGACAAAACGCTTCCAACTATTGATGCCGAAACTGAAGTCATAAAAAATACCTCTTTATCAAACTCAAAGTCATTTTTACATTCTTGGCAAACGGATATAAGACTTCGTAAAAATGACAACGTCCTTGGCTTGACCGAAGATgaaattcaacaaattttgaaaacatttcGGGACTCTTGGAAATCTTCTCTAAAAGAAAGTTATGCTTTCTCAAATCGATCCAGTTTTTCTCTGAGGAAACGGTATCTTTGGACTACATTTCTTTCACTTAAAGGTATGGGGTTTGAAGAATCAGAAATATTTGGCGCCTTCTCATCTATCCCTATAGTTTCGATAGATGAATATATCACTTGGATGATAACAGAGAATTTAATCAATTCTGAACCTTCtaattcatctttttcttacGAAGTGCAACCTAGTAATTACACTACTTTTTGTAGGATGCTCGATGAACCGTTACCTGCCAATAATCCGGTTCAATCAAATAGTAGACTTGTCCCATTAATGAAGGATTTTTCTAACGATATAAAGCACACACCTAATAAAGAAACTCAGCCCTCTAATCAAGTCGATGATTCATTGAAATCTAAGGATTCAAAGCCACTCACAATGTCAGAGGTACTTACCCAATTGCCTGAAGATGACATTCCATTTGATGATCCTTTTGACTTGACTTCTCAATATGTTAAAGTTAAGCTGAAAATGTTACGACTACAAATTgccaataaaaaaaattcagaagAATTTAGTACACTGAATTTGCAACTAGAAAGCATTACTAGCCAATATCTTTTTTCGTCTAAAGAGGCAGAAATTGTGTTTCGTAAAAGCAGAATCGAGTTTATGAACAAGTTAAAAGCTCTCcaacaaaaattagaaaacgAGAGAATTgtagaagaaataaaaaaaaatggcaTCCAAGAAGATTCTCAAAGCACTGATGACTCCAGTAAAGATGATGATAATAATTCTGAAAGCAATGATATGTCACCACACAACGATGCAGAAACTAGAGCGGATGACGATGCTTACCTTATGGGagatttatttaatcaagaagaagaagacaTTCAGGATACTGAAAATGATTTACTTAATGCAAACTACACACTTCTTCCTTTAACTACCGATAAATCTGGAACACGTCCAAGTACTACGTTGCAATATGAGCTTCACAAAATCGGATCAAACATTAAAGCAGAGTTCAAAACTATGCCAATCGGCAAAATAGGATATCAGTCCACCTGTTTTGTTAGATGTTCTACCGGCCAGAAGACTTTTTCCGACCTGAAAACTGTTTTGCCTACTGCCACATTGGCTGCAGATTATATTTCAATGATAGTTTTATTTAGATTAATGGCcaattttactaaaatttCGTTACAAACGTTTCCAAAATCGTTTAAAGAGGTTTATGGAAAGTTTTCTgcagaaaaacaaaacactGACTTAGCAGAAGATGCAAAGATTTCCGAGAAGTTGGATTCCATTATAAAGAGCAAAGAATTGGAGACCCCAACAAGCGCTACCACTTCTAAACTCATGGCCCCTATGGATAATATTGGCAAGTTTTCTGGATTTGAAAGGCCACCTGAGACTTTACTAAACAAATGGCGACAACAACTTGAAAGTGAATCAGCCGAAAAATTTAAGGTTTTCCGTAATCAGTTGCCAGCTACGATGTTTAGAGAGACAATTATTGATGCTGTCAATAATAGTCAACTCTTAATTATATCAGGAGACACAGGTTGCGGTAAAAGTACGCAAATTCCTGCTTTTCTGTTGGAAAATTCtacaaaaaatggaaaagcAGTCAAAATTTATGTTACAGAACCTCGAAGGATCAGTGCCATATCGTTAGCTAATCGTGTTTCTCAGGAACTTGGCGGCAATCCTCCTTCAGCTCGTTCGCATGAGCTTGTTGGTTATTCTGTTCGTCTGGATTCCAAATGTACGCCTTTAACACCTTTAACTTATGTTACTACAGGTACATTTCTGCGTCTCCTAGAAGTTGGAAACGAAATAGAGTCTGTGACTCATCTGATTATTGATGAAGTTCATGAGCGCAGCATTGACTCGgatcttcttttaattcatgTACTTCATTTACTTAAACAACATCCTCATCTTAAGATTATAATTATGAGTGCAACTTTAAACGCCGAAAAGTTTCAGTTATACTTTGAAGGAAGTAATTTAATCACAATACCTGGTAAAACATATCCAGTGCATagattttatttagaaGATATACTTTCCCAGTTTGGAAATGATAAGTCGTTCGGTAACGCTGCCGGACAGGATGTTATAGAGGAAGATGACTATGAAACCGACCAACAAGATGCGAGCATCTCAAACAAATCTGCGGAGGATGCCATTGTTGAAATGAACCTAATTCCAGCTTGGTATAACGAGAAAGCCATTAACTATGGTTTAATCGTTTATCTCTTAAAGTATATATTCACTGAAGGAGATCCGAAATTCAGTAAGTGTGTATTAGTATTCTTACCTGGTATTTCGGAGATCCTTCGTGTAAAATCTCTTATCGAAGATATGCCTATGTTTCGAAATCATCGTAAGTTCTGTATATACATGCTACACTCTACACTATCCTCTGCGCAGCAACAGTCCGTTTTTAACATCCCTCCCAAAGGGTGCCGCAAGATTGTATTGTCGACAAATATCGCTGAAACTGGTGTTACTATTCCAGATGTCACTTGTGTGATTGATACAGGAGTACATAGGGAAATGCGTTATAATAGTAGAAGACATCTTTCTCGGTTAACTGATACATTTGTATCTAAGGCCAATGCCAAGCAACGTAGTGGACGTGCTGGTCGTGTTCAGGAAGGTATCTGCTATCATTTGTTCTCAAAATTCAAACATGATACCCAATTTTTGTCTTACCAGACACCTGAAATTCTGAGACTTAATCTGCAAGAAGTTGTTTTGCGAGTAAAGATGTGCCAAATGGGTGATGTACAAGATGTCTTAGGCAAGGCGTTAGATCCACCTTCCTCTACCAATATTATTCGTGCTTTAGAAAAGCTTCATCAAGTGGGAGCGCTCTctgaaaacgaaaaattaacaaaactCGGCAAATTTTTGTCGCAATTACCTGTTGATGCAAATTTAGGAAAAATCTTGGTTTTGGGATGCTTCTACAAATGTGTAGATGCCGCTTCTTCAATAGTAGCCATGTTAACAATCGGTTCACCTTTTAGGAAATCTGTTGACAATGAATTTTCTGCAAACAAAGCCCGATTATCATTCGCTAAGGAGAATACCAGGAGTGATTTAGTTTTGATGTATTATGCTTACTGCGCTTGGCGAGAGATTTGCCTTTCACCTTTAGGCCCTGATGAAGATTCTTTTGCCAAAGAAAAGTACTTAAATTTAGAGGCTTTAAGTATGACAGAATCACTAAAAATCCAACTGCTTTCTGAGTTGAAGGATATGAAACTTTTAGGCGCTTCGGATGTTGATACTTGCAAAAGCCTAAAACGTTCAATATGCCGGCGTTTTGCCGTTATCCCCAAAGAGCATGATATTAACTCAGGAAATGCAGAAATTCTGTGTGGCGTAATTGCTGCATCTCTGTATCCAAACATTTTAAGGTATGATTACGAAAAAAGACAGTGGTCAACCTTGAGTACCAACAAGCGTGTTAGAATTTTAGATGTATCGGTGAATAATAGGTCTGAGTTACCTAACATGCCGTCCAAATTCGTTGCTTACACGAACATGATGTCTTCCACTCGAGCTAGTGAGTATGTTAATGAAACTACTATGGTTACTCTTCGCCAGCTTCTAATGATGTGCGGCCTTAAAGTCGAAAATAGAGTATCAGTTGGACAAGCAAAGCTTGACAACTTTACAgtatattttgaaaatgtttacGTTTCGGCATCTTTAAGTATTTTACGTCGCTTTATTGAAACTTCTCTAAACGAATTTTTTGCTGAACCTGATAAACGCTTATTGAATTCCCATCTTGAGGTTATTGTTAACATAGTTTCACGGTTAAATTACGGAACCAAATTTCAGAAACGTCTCAAAGATTAA
- the mrs6 gene encoding Rab geranylgeranyltransferase escort protein produces the protein MDDPNSYDVIIVGTNLRNSILSAALSWANQRVLHIDENSFYGEIDGSLTLRDLEQINEKIKKVDSSQILNDNGSHKSPLKRFEVQFLNKDLIPKNKGSVIQFHPQEIFASSELVKLLSETKIYKYLLLKPARSFRLLTSNEEWIKVPESRADIFNNKNLSLASKRIVMRFMKFVSNIADEQNQNLVKEWESKPFYKFLEEVFQLSGAIEESIIYGLCQSLSKDIPTKDALDTVLKYFHSFGMYGDYSYLLAMYGTGSELCQGFCRSSAVMGGTFMLGQAIDKIDESKIVLKDGSTLSAKKIVSSVDEGKLPHQQIQQRYLLVKGDCQQLFQEDGFFAALDASLIHFSPFSISENFGNSVQAKLYGSGSGDCPEGYCIWYLKTLNDSPCNEVFNLATKKLCSFSGCDDLEIIVQVDETLNQLRHIDYDDTLHSAKSLFYEILGQNNTFLQREGLFDEDDE, from the exons ATGGATGATCCAAATAGTTATGACGTTATAATTGTAGGAACTAATTTAAGAAATTCAATATTATCCGC AGCATTATCCTGGGCTAATCAACGTGTATTGCATATTGATGAGAACAGCTTCTACGGAGAAATTGACGGATCACTGACTTTACGTGATTTAGAGCaaataaacgaaaaaataaagaaagtCGACAGCTCGCAAATTTTGAACGACAATGGTTCGCACAAATCCCCGTTGAAAAGATTTGAAGTACAATTTCTAAACAAAGATTTAATTCCCAAAAACAAAGGCTCTgttattcaatttcatccTCAAGAAATCTTTGCCTCAAGTGAGTTAGTTAAGCTACTTTCTGAAACAAAGATTTACAAGTACCTTTTACTAAAGCCAGCAAGGAGCTTTCGGTTACTTACATCTAATGAGGAATGGATCAAAGTTCCTGAGTCTCGTGCAgacatttttaataacaaaaaCTTATCCCTTGCATCAAAACGAATTGTGATGCgttttatgaaatttgtTTCCAACATCGCTGACGAACAGAATCAAAATCTTGTAAAGGAATGGGAATCTAAGCccttttataaatttctAGAGGAAGTTTTCCAGTTGTCGGGTGCTATCGAGGAGAGTATTATTTATGGGTTATGTCAATCGTTAAGTAAGGACATTCCTACCAAGGATGCACTGGACACTGTccttaaatattttcattcatttgGAATGTACGGTGACTACTCATACCTACTTGCAATGTATGGAACAGGATCAGAACTATGTCAAGGATTTTGTCGGTCATCTGCAGTAATGGGTGGTACATTTATGCTCGGTCAAGCAATAGATAAAATTGATGAGAGTAAAATAGTACTGAAAGATGGTAGTACTCTTAgtgccaaaaaaattgtctCTAGTGTTGATGAAGGTAAATTACCTCATCAACAAATTCAACAAAGATACTTACTTGTGAAAGGCGATTGTCAACAGCTATTTCAAGAAGATGGGTTTTTCGCAGCGCTAGATGCTAGTTTAATTCATTTCTCTCCTTTCTCAATTTCTGAAAACTTTGGTAACAGTGTGCAAGCCAAGTTATACGGATCAGGTTCGGGGGATTGTCCTGAAGGCTACTGCATCTGGTACCTTAAAACGCTGAACGATTCACCGTGTAATGAAGTCTTTAATTTGGCGACTAAAAAGCTCTGCTCATTTTCTGGTTGTGATGATTTAGAAATTATAGTACAAGTTGACGAAACGCTGAACCAACTGAGACATATAGACTATGACGATACTCTGCATTCTGCGAAATCTTTGTTCTATGAAATTCTCGGTCAGAATAATACATTTTTGCAAAGAGAGGGTTTATTTGATGAGGATgatgaataa